The following DNA comes from Syngnathoides biaculeatus isolate LvHL_M chromosome 18, ASM1980259v1, whole genome shotgun sequence.
aaactcatcttttttttttttttcaggctcaAACTGCAACATTTGAACATTcctaagaaaagaaaagaaaagaaaagaaaagaaaagaaaaaacccaGCGTCGTCCGGTCTGCATGATGATGGCGAGAGTGGCAGATGCCCTCCACGCAGGTCACTCGGCAATACGCACAATCCTTTTCTCACGCGTCCAAAGAAGCTTCAAACTGCACAATATTTGTCCTGAAAAGTTTGGATGAATGCCAACAACCGCAAGGGATTTGCACTTCAGAGGCTGTTGtatggtaattaaaaaaaaaaaataataaacagctcaacacacttttattttggaaaacgcATGAGAACATCTTGGACGTGAGCCGTTATCTGTTCAACGCGCCGGCTTAAAGAAAGCAACGCAGCAGAGAATCGGAGAAGACTCAAAGAGGACAACTGCCGCCCAGTTTGCGAGAAACTTCCGCGACGTCCACGCTGAAAGTCAAGATTTGGCATTTTGCGCAGCCGTTCCAGACGAATTCTGACGAGCGTGTCGTCCAAAAGCTGCGCGTGAGATCGACGAAAAAGTCCTTCCACGGCCGAGGGCACGCGGGTCTCGACTAACGATTTACAAACGAGGGGGCAATACTTTGTCTCGGGAACCAAAATCCACGACTCAAGAGAACGGCTACAATTCGGGAAGAGTATTTATGCCGTCAGAGGTCGGTACTTGTCGTGTTATTGAACAACGTGGACGTGAGCGGGCAGACGCCAGCATCGGGATCGCGAGGCATCGACCGAGCAGGTTCGGGAACGTGACAACAAGGCGCAACGATCGGGCAAGCCGTGcgtgacacaaaaacacaaacacttccTTCCGCGCAGGTGAGGTGGGGCGACCCGCCGGGGATTTCCAACATCTCCCCTTATATATGACTCACACGCTCTTCGAGATAGAATCATTCCACAAATGAGGCACTTGTCCTTGATGACTTTCAGTTGATGGAGTTGAAAACCCGAACCCAGCCAAGATGCTGTCCACCATGGAGTCGGATTGGAAAAACATGTCCTGTCAccaaaaagcctttcatttgaAAGGCGCcaggaagtgaaaatgtttGAGCTTCTTCCTTGCTGAAAACGTGCACACACTGACAATGAATTGTGGAGATTACAGCAATAAGCAGTTGTTATGATTGATGGAGGGAGGTGGGCTTATTAGTTGTGAGTTATTTTTAGGCCCGTTTCTACCACTACAATGAAGCAACCATGAAATtatcgtttgtttgtttttaaaatctgGTCTTGACTCGTCCTACCCTGCGACTCGcaatacccccccaccccaccccatctGCTTATTAAAGTGGATTGCAGCCCAGTGCCTATCAGTAACTTGCCAGTCCCCTCAAAAGTGCATGCAaactcttttgttgttgtttttccctcaTGTATGAATGCTTGTTATGCCCTGCAGTCTTCTGCTGGTTTGGATTCGGAAAGGATGTGAATTTTAGTTTCAAACCTACTGGAAGACGTTtagtttcatttttccatttgtccccccccctcagcacacacacacacgcgcgcacgtcCACGCATTTGTTCCCTGTAGCCAAAAAGCACGAgagagacaacaacaacaacaacaaaaaaagtcttcgAAATTTCGAGTGACTTGTGAGGAGAAGGGCTCGCGCGGGTCTGCGTAAATTTGCCGTTGATTTTGTCGGGGCTGTTTTGAGGAGGAATGCAACGCAGTGGCGTATCCCGGCGGTCGCCTAGCAACGCGCGGCCAGTGGGCGCCGTGGAGAGCGGAGAGAGATCTCTGTAGTGGGCGCTCCGTGAAAACCGTTGGCGCTCCTGACCTTGGCGTCGCGAATGCGCAAAGATGCGCGACGCGAGGGGAGATGCGACGCGTTTGTGATCGCCGAGGCCCGCCGTCGTGTCGTCGTCGCCGGAgccagcgagcgagcgagcgagccagCGAGGGGCGACGCGATGGAGGACAAGCGCAGATGGAGCGCGTGACGGCGTCTCTTCGAGCGGGTGAGGGGACCTCATCGTGCCGTGTTTCGATCGGCATTGATCGGGCTGCTCCTGCGATTCTGAATAGACCCGTTTGCCTATGCGGGGCCGCGGCTCGTTTTCACGGCAcgaattgatgatgatgatgatgatcgcTTGAATCTGCAGTTCCTCCCCCGGGGATCATCCCCTGCATCCCGTGGCCCCGCTAATTCGGGAGCATTTGAGGAATCCGCCAAATGGCTTTGGCCGATGTGCTCATTGCGAAATTGACAAGGGCATCGGGAGCCCGCTGCTCTTGGTCGTCCTTCGAACTGACTGTCAATGCACAACAATCGATAACAAGTCCTGGCGGAATAGCTGTAATCGAGGCCCAACTTGTGTCCATTCGTGCGTGGAAAGCGTGATCGTGCCAATCGCCGGAACGTCACGTCTGTCCTACTGTCATTTATTGATGCTGGCCCGGTCCCAGTGAAGTCCCAGCGAAGGCTCCCACGGTGACGCATCCACATCTGTGGCCCGGTGCAAACCAAATTTTGATCCTTCTGAGAGCTTTTCACGTTGGAAGCTTGATTGAGTGGGCGATACCCTAGTCGCCATTTGTTGAGTTAGGGGCAAATCAACATTTGGCCTCCTCTGTGATTGGAATTGCTTCAAAAAGTCTTGAAAGTTGAACGTTTGCAGTTTATCTGCACGGAGCACGTAAAGCCCGCGTCCGCCACTGGAAGGGGAATCCGCTCGTTTAACATCGCAGCAATCCAAGAAATCCAAACATCTTTTGACTCGCCAGCATTTACAATTCATGCAGCTACTGTTAACAATTCTGTCCCGATTTAGCCGACAACGTTGAATCGAGCCTGATCGGCTTTGGCGTAATTTCAGCGTTTCTTTAAACGTCCTATTGATAAAGTCTCCTGTTTTATCAAACCTCATGCTAATCTgcgatatataaaaaaaaaaaaaacatcttttcattGCAATTTCCTGTAATGCAACAAGCCCTcgccccctcctttttttttttttttgtgcggccccccccccccccggcagaGAGGAGCAGTCGGGCCTCCGCTAAAGCTCGACGGTTACACGTCTCATTCTATGTAAGCAACAAATTGATGAGCGTTCGAAAAAGTTGTGCTGCATGACATGATTTGGAAACAGAGAGAGGAAGTCCGTGTGCACGCTTTGGCTAATTAGTTCCTCCTTTTGGGAGCCGCAAATTGTCTCCCGTCTTAGTCGTAAATAGCTTGAGCAGTTGGAAAATCGGCCGCTTCTCAGCGGCGGTCTTTCACGGCGCAGAACTCGTCAATAAATTTGATTAGGATAACGAGCTTGTGAAAATGCGATGATGAGCGATGTAGCCTCGCTGCCGCCTTTGGCGAGAAGGACGGCGATTGGGTCTTTTCCAACGGGCTCCGTTTTGGGAGGAGGCAGTTCGAACCGCCGTCGCTAATTGTGAATTGGACCGACGTACCGAAGCACATTTAAAAGCGGGCCGTCTGCCGTCATAGCCCACATCAACCCCGTCCAATCGGAGCGGCTCCTCTCGTCTCCTTTAAATGAGTCCGGGAGGTCAAAGTGTGCAAATCTGTTCATACGAAACTGCAACGATGAGGTAAAGCTGACAGATCCGCGGCGTGGGGCTGGGGCTGCGCCCGGTCCGATCACGGAAACCGAGTCCGAAGTTGAGCTTCTCGGGGCAGCAACACGACGACGCTTCAAACTCTGAATATTCAGAAAGACTTCTCCTGTAATCTCGATGAAGTGCTCGCTCCCACAGTTGAGTTTGATCGTTTCGACTTCAGGATTCAACTCAAACGCTTGCCAGCGTCTTTCGCAGCTTGCAAGTCTCTAGCGAGCCTTCGAAAGAAGCCGACGCCGTTTGGCTTTAGTTGGAGCGACATTTTGCGCTTCCGCCAGTTCCGTCCGACGCGCTTTTCTCGGGAGCCGACGTTTCCGAACGCGGTTTGAGAGACGAGGCGTCGGCGAGGTGCTAAAATCTCAACCAGAGGAGCTCCTCTCCTTTTTTTGAATCTCGCCTTCTTTTGCACCTTTTTAGCTAGACGTGCTTCGCTCCGCTAGCAAACAGATGGCCCGCACTCGTTCCTCTTCCACGGAAACACACAGATCAGTATTCAGTGTTATATGCATTTTCACACCTATATTTATTTCTTCTTGAGAGAAGATTTGTCCAAAAAgatgattttcatttgtatgcagCGACTGacaagacagacagagacattttttttagtgcccccccccccccccccatgcgtGTGTAAACCTTCGTCCTAACACACCTTTCgtgtttgacactttttttttttttagttattttggTTCTGACAATTCACCGGTTGCGGCATATACCGTTAataaaaatacccccccccccccaaaaaaaaatgaaatttgtcatcaatgtCATTTGTTACCAGCCACAATCAAGTGCAATCGTTGCAGTGCAATGCTCAACCACTACAGAGTCTCATTtgattgttgttggtttttggggtttgttttGGGGGTTGAATGATTTGTGATCTATGACAGCGTCATCATTTGCAGACATGGGAACATGTTCCGGACTCACAAACGTCGGGTCAAACGGTTGTCCTTTCAGATCGGCGAACCTTGCGGTGAAAAGCAGAAGAGGCGATGGTCCCGACGCGGCGCCGCTTTCTTTGGTGACGTCGGCGCGACACGTTGGGACCTCGGCAGGCAGCGCGTTTGTGTCGTGCGAGGATACGGACCATGTGGCCGGCTACGTTCAAAGACCGACCGCTGCCCGCGCGCCCGCTCCGCCGGCGAGGGACCGCAACCGTCGCCCGCTGCGCTCTGCTCTGGTGGATGTTATGCTCCCGCTGGTGGTTTACCAAGGCCACGAGCCAAAGGTTCTACCCCACGGTGACCACCCAGTACGGGAAGCTGCGAGGCCTGCGGGTGCCCGTGCCCAGCGAGGTGCTGAGGCCGGTGGACCAGTATCTGGGAGTGGCCTACGCCGCCCCGCCGCTGGGAGACAAGCGCTTCATGCCCCCGGATCAGCCTTCCGCTTGGTCGGGTATCAAGAACGCCACCCACTTCATGCCCGTGTGCCCTCAGAACATCCACAGCACCGTGCCGGAGATCATGATGCCCGTGTGGTTCACCTACAACTTGGACACGGTGGCCTCCTACATTCAAGACCAGAGCGAGGACTGTTTGTACCTCAACATCTACGCCCCCACGGAGGAAGGTGAGTCGTCGTCGGCCCGCCGTGCGTTTCCGTTTCACCGACCGGTCCAATCGCGAAACgcattcaaatgaaaatggacCAGTTTCACCAAACGCGCATATCGCGCAGGGTGGGATGATCTCCTGTCGAGGAGACAGCCGGTGAAATGCTACTGAGGGAAGCTGAGGCTCAGATAATCGTGCGGAACCTTTTGACCGACCGGCCACGACGTTACGACCACTCGCACGCTGCACTGAACCGAGACCTTTACGCTGATTGAGGACTCGTTATAAATCCCGTACAGTAACAACgctatttgcatgttctcctaaAATCGAAGCAAGTGTTTTAATCaaggaaaacaacatttaaaaaaaaaaaaaaaaacccatccaaaGACAATGGAAGCAatattgtcatccatccatccattttcttagccacttatcctcacaagggtcacgggagagccgaagccaatcccagcagtcgaactggtcgccggccaatcgcagggcacacagagacaatcgcactcacaatcacaccattcagagtgtccaattcacgtcgcatgttttttgagaTATGGGACGAAagcggagtggccacccggggaaaagccacgcaggcactgggagaacaagcggggccggtcctcagaaccatgaggtgCCGTCATAAGACGCCTCCTTTCAGTTCCCTtccctaaaatttgaaattttacagTCAACTTCCTATTCATTTATTGTGGTCAGACTTCATCCCGAGCTATAAATGAGCAATTCTTGGTTCAGTTTCCACactttgaaacaaacaaaaaaaaaaaagataatgtacACTTTGTAGATGGCACCATGAGCGGCctgatattttttattgttttttttttttgggggggggcattgaaTTTACACCGACATTGCTAATGAGCTTCAATAGCAATGTCAGTGTAAAATCAAATcaccccttccaaaaaaaaaaaaaaaaaaaaaaaacttgagtcAGGGTTTTTccttcttgtaaaaaaaaaaaatggcatttatcTCACTTTCCTTCTTTGGAGCTTTATTGTTGGAAGGGGCCGTCTATCGGGGGCCAATTAGTGAGGTAGAGAAAGTCGACCCGCGTCCCTCGCTGACTCGGTCCTGGTTCTGCACTTTGTGGCGTGAGGATGTGAAATGAGCCACCGAGGGAACATTTTGCATCTGTATTGTGACTCCGCATGCGGCAGCCTCGGACGGCGGGGGTAATTCATGCAGCTCGGCTTTTGTGTCAAACAATACAAAAGAGTCGACGTTCACTAGCTTGGGCCTACGGAAGACGTACGGCCTCTCTTTGGCGCGGTCGCCTAGCGACGCGCAAACAGCCCGCTTGACGGGTAGCCGTCCAAAATGGCGCAGCCCGCGGATTTAATGAGCGCCGACAAAAGGTCTCCTCGCATATACCGCCGCTTAATTAGTCACCTCCATGCACATTTGCATCAAATATCGTTTCAAAGGAGCGCAACGTACGTCCGACCCTGATTTGTATTCATGCTATGCCGCAAAGGCCCTCAGCTGTGACCAGACTATTTGCCGCTTTTTCCTTTTGTCCCCACCAAAGTGTCCAATCATTGCCTAATAAACAGTAAGAGTATCATCATTTTATCTTGTTGTATTTTGTTCCTCCCCGACATTTATGGGCCCAAGGCAggtttgaaaaataacatttgcgtTTGTAAATGTCACTAAAAGTAGATCAGTAAACTGGAATCGCAATGACATCGTCACAAAAGGTGGAGACAcatgctgccatctagtggtcgTGCATGTCATTGTTCTGCCGGGCACTATATGCCGCCGGCacagatagatgaacaaagatacattgtttttttttttttttttttttttaggaactcAAAAGTTGCTTTGTGCCTTATTTCCCAGGATACACCAAACCACACCGATAAACATAAACTGAACAGCATATTTGATTCGACGCTCGCGAGCGTGCGCTAGCCGAACAATTTGCCGCGCCACAATTGGTTGGAATTCTTTAAGACGCAATTCACCGCACAAATATGAATACGAACATGGTGTGCAATTACGGTCGTGGCGGCGTTTTACTTTGTGTggacatttgggggggggggggggagcccccTCTTTCTGCCATTAAGGATTTTTGTCTGCATTCTGTCTGCTTGAGCGGCCAGCACATCCAATAacttgttgatttgtttttatgttgtttgTCCTTATATGAACTGCAGGAAGCCAGCACAAGAAAAAAGGCTCGTCTTTTTCTCATGCTGAGACTCACATATCGGAAGGTACCGCTATTTATATacgtatatctttttttttttaccgttttcATCCTGTCAATGTATGGAAAAGGGAAATAATCTAAaactaatcttaaaaaaaaaaaaaacaaaacaaaactgaattacTGTTGTGTGTGGGGACATGGCAGATATACGAGACTCAGAAGCTCGCCCCGTGATGGTGTACATCCACGGAGGCTCGTACATGGAAGGCACCGGAAACATGATGGACGGCAGCGTGCTGGCCAGCTACGGgaacgtcgtcgtcgtcacgcTCAACTACAGGATTGGAATATTAGGTGATGCGAATGCCTCGGCCTTTCGTGCGGACGGAAAGTCAACTTGAACGCTGCTCAATAAGGTCCACTTAAGAGACATCATAGAAAAATGTAGAagggtatgaaaaaaaaaattgcatgctAATGTCGCGTTCAGAAGAGCAAGCGCCACGACGGAATGTCATATTGTTTCGCACGTCTAATTTGGACCCGTTTGTCTGATTGGCCATTGAAGAATTCCCAAGAACGCGCAAGGTCGACATGATTCCGCATGCTCGCGTTTAGCATTCAGAACCGGCGCGCTGTGCCaggactggactggactggagTGGACGCGGGGGAATACGTAGCAGGATCAATTCTCAGCACTGGCGACTTCGTGCTGCGTGCTTTTGTCCATCTAAAGCGACAAAGGGGGAAAGTTTGACGgtgttcattcatttattaagATTCATATTCGTGAATCTTATGAACTCACGCTAGGCAGAAAGAGAGCATTCAGGTTTGATGGGCAAACCGCCTCGGGCGACGCCAAGGGTCAAAACACCGCAGGAGACACTTGAAGGCAGAGACTGGGTTTGGACGCCCGCCGGCTATGACCACCCGTGTTCTGTTCTGTCCCCGTACGTCAGGTTTCCTCAGTACTGGAGACCAGGCCGCCAAAGGCAATTATGGACTCCTCGATCAGATTCAAGCACTCCGCTGGATCAGCAAAAACATCGGCTACTTCGGAGGCGACCCGGGTCGGATCACGGTTTTTGGTTCCGGAATTGGGGCTTCTTGCGTGAGCCTACTAACACTGTCGCACCATTCAGAAGGTAGGAAGCCTGGTCGTGTCAGATTTTTGACTtcactctaaaaaaaaaaaaaaagatattaatCAGGATAAATGATGTTGAGATCTGCGTCGTTCCTGACTAGCAGAGCGCTTCACTCATCTGACTCGCGTGCGGCCGTCTCGGGTTCGGTTCCAACTCGGCAGCGGAATGTAACGAGCGTAAAAGCAGCCCAAGGCCTAGTCCGTGCCCCGAGACCCTGAGCATGAAAAGCGCCGTCAAAAAATGGGACCATTTGATCTTGTCTTCATCACCTCAAATTGCcttaaaaaatgaatgcaaatattTCAGGGATTGTGAAgccaggtgttttttttttttttatttgattattattattttttttttttttacagcattagCCCTTGTTAATACATCACAAGCTATCAGTCACAGATGCGCCCTCTAGTGGCTGTGAATATCACAGGGATGAAACCAATCCGAATGCAACGGTGAATGTGTATGTTGCCATTGCGTCAGTCTCGCGGTcagaggttcaaatctgaaCTAAGACTGGCAAGGAGGTGGGTTGGACTGGGACTGGACTACTTTCCGCAATTTACTACGCACTTAAAAGTGGGACATCTGCACTGGCGTGGGAGTGTTCACGTCCGACTTCACCTACTCCAATTGAAGCGGCTCCTCACGTTCCCTTTAAAAGCAGCACAGACGTCTCGCTCGGAGACGTCTGGAGACGCGCGCAGTCCTCTGTGCGTCGGTGAAGGACATTATACGGATTGAGCCGGTATAAACCGCTGGCAATACATATCCCCTCCAACAGCTGTTTGCGAAGAATGACGATTCATTCAATAATTCAGAGGATTGAAGGCCTGAGGTCGAAGTACGTCCGTCATCCGCCACGCGTGTCAGTCGGCCTGCCTGCGCCCTGATCAAATTCACCGAATCGCGTTGGATCACTTGCACCAAAACGTAGCCGTGGTTCCACTGACCATAATCAGAAGTCTAGACTGTCTTTCTGACACCAAGCCGAAAACTAGGAAACAAAACCCGCCACACGTTCTTCCTCTCGATCTCCGggtttgtttacatttccaCATGTGACAATATCCCATCATGCACCGGTGAGCCATTTTTAAATGCTAACTGGTGGTCTATTCCTCTAACCCTATTGTAGAATcatatggacaaaaaaaaaaaaaaaaaaaaaaaaatcttcgcaAAGCTCAGTTCTACATTATGTGCAATCGTAGACATGAAATGTTTGACGTTTCCGTGCGTTTGCCCACCACCTTCGAGAGATTCAATGCGCACTTATCCAAACGGGCTCGCTCCGTGTTTGAATAGTCGCGGCCCGCCGGGGGCTGCGGTCCTCTCATCGAAGCCGTCCAGAATGACAAGAGGGTCCGGGAGGGTCTTTTCATCAATGCCGTCCACGGAGGCTGCGGGGAGCGCAAGTGCGCTTTGTCAGCTTTTTCTAGGTGACGCCGCGGCAGGCGCTCTCCGAAGCAGACTCCGAAGCCAGCGCACGGCAGAGTGACGTATCGTTATCGACGTGATTGAAAGGAACGCCGAGGGCCGATCATTCTTCTGCGCCTCCCCGTCAGCCATGCCCGGCTGTCCAGTCTCTCTGACACAGAGTGTACCGTATCTGGCTTTGCACTTTTGCGTTGAGTTACGTAATCATCCTTAAGCTCTGAGAACGCAACCGACGCGGATTACATAACTGCTGTTCCTTTTGTCCCGCCGTGTGCGTTGTGTTCCAAGGTTTGTTCCACCGAGCCATCATTCAAAGCGGTTCGGCGCTCTCCAGTTGGGCCGTCAACTATCAGCCGGTCAAGTACACTCGCATGCTGGCTGAGAGGGTGGGCTGCAACGTGCTGGACACCCTGGACATGGTCTCCTGTCTCCAGAAGAAGAGCGCCAAGGAGCTGGTGGAGCAAGAGATCCAGGCCGCGCAGTACCGCGTGGCTTTCGGTCCGGTGATCGACGGCGACGTCATCCCCGACGACCCCGAGATACTCATGGAGCAGGGCGAGTTCCTCAACTACGACATCATGCTGGGCGTCAATCAGGGCGAGGGCCTGCGCTTCGTGGAGAACGTGATGGACCTGGAGGACGGCGTGTCCGGAAGCGACTTTGACTTTGTCGTCTCGGACTTTGTGGACAATTTGTACGGCTACCCCGAGGGGAAGGACACGTTGAGGGAGACCATTAAGTTCATGTACACGGACTGGGCCGATAAGGACAACCCAGAAACCAGGAGGAAGACCCTGGTGGCCCTGTTCACGGACCACCAATGGGTAGAACCCTCCGTGGTGACGGCCGACCTGCACGCGCGCTACGGCTCGCCGACGTACTTCTACGCCTTCTACCACCACTGCCAGAGCCTCATGAAGCCCGCGTGGTCCGACTCGGCGCACGGAGACGAGGTGCCTTACGTGTTTGGCGTCCCCATGGTCGGCCCCACCGACCTGTTTCCCTGCAACTTCTCCAGGAACGACATCATGCTCAGCGCCGTGGTCATGACTTATTGGACCAACTTCGCCAAGAGCGGGTGAGTGGCAAAAGTTAGCCCATCACACGCTGAATTTGAACCCATTTGGATTGCGCGCCTCTTGTTTATTTGAAGACTTTCGACC
Coding sequences within:
- the LOC133491880 gene encoding neuroligin-3-like, whose protein sequence is MWPATFKDRPLPARPLRRRGTATVARCALLWWMLCSRWWFTKATSQRFYPTVTTQYGKLRGLRVPVPSEVLRPVDQYLGVAYAAPPLGDKRFMPPDQPSAWSGIKNATHFMPVCPQNIHSTVPEIMMPVWFTYNLDTVASYIQDQSEDCLYLNIYAPTEEGSQHKKKGSSFSHAETHISEDIRDSEARPVMVYIHGGSYMEGTGNMMDGSVLASYGNVVVVTLNYRIGILGFLSTGDQAAKGNYGLLDQIQALRWISKNIGYFGGDPGRITVFGSGIGASCVSLLTLSHHSEGLFHRAIIQSGSALSSWAVNYQPVKYTRMLAERVGCNVLDTLDMVSCLQKKSAKELVEQEIQAAQYRVAFGPVIDGDVIPDDPEILMEQGEFLNYDIMLGVNQGEGLRFVENVMDLEDGVSGSDFDFVVSDFVDNLYGYPEGKDTLRETIKFMYTDWADKDNPETRRKTLVALFTDHQWVEPSVVTADLHARYGSPTYFYAFYHHCQSLMKPAWSDSAHGDEVPYVFGVPMVGPTDLFPCNFSRNDIMLSAVVMTYWTNFAKSGDPNKPVPQDTKFIHTKANRFEEVAWSKYDPYDQLYLHIGLKPRIRDHYRATKVAFWKHLVPHLYNLNDMFHYSSTTTKVTPLDPTQSAGKRSGGTGRPPASTGLDGDRGGREMGPLIMPNPRDYSTELSVTIAVGASLLFLNVLAFAALYYRKDKRSRQETSQQQQQASPQRDGKGNNDVIRAATVDESLSRNRREALRNPVHVSPTLDYALSQRRPPDDIPLMTPNNVTVIPNSLMGLSDMSPYSTFAAGYSAAGLPSTHSTTRV